The genomic window CAAATGATGCATAAAAGCCTAATACGTTGTGCAAATCGTAATTTAACCGTTTAAACGAAGCTTTTCTTTTAATGGTTAAAGATTGTTTTAATAACCGCATTTGACCAGGAAACCAGAGTACCAGTCCTGTTATCAGCATTAGCACAAAAATAACCACCGACCATTGCATGATGAACTTTCCTGTTTTACCTAACAATAGCGAAGTATGGATATGTTCTACAACCTGAAGCCAATCTTCGCCACCCTTTTTTATCAAAGCTGCATTGTAAGGATTAAAATAGTAAACTATGCCCTTTTTGGTAGTAATCTCTACCGTAGCATTTGAAAACCCATCTTCAATCCTGATCAGCCTTAACTGATCTTTGGGCGATAATTTTTCGAAGTTTGAAATGATATGATCTAAACCTACAAAAGGCTTCTGTTGAAGCGCTACGTAGCGAAAATCTTTTTGTGTAAAATCTCTGATTTCTTCTTCAAAAATATATAGCGCACCAGTTACACTAATAATAAATACCACCAGGCCAGTCGCCAGGCCGAGCCAGAGATGGATGTTCCTGATGGTATTTTTAAAATTCCTGTTCTTCATTGTCTAAAAAGCGTAGCCTAGTGATAGGTTAAATCGGCGTCCGTTTCCTCTTACATAATTTACATTGCTGCCATAAAACTGAGAAATAGCAGGATAATAAACTTTATTCAATAAATTCTCTACACCTACCGATAGTTTTAAAGGCTGTGTAACCTGATATACAGCTGCAACATTAAATAAGTTGAAGGCTTTTACCGGACCTTCGCCAATTAAATACTTACCTGCCGCATTAGTTTTAAAGCGGTCGCGATTTCCTACACGCATCCAGTTTACATCTAAACTTAAATTTTTAATACCTGAATATTTAAGGTAAACGGTGGTTTTTGATGGTGGGATACGGGTTGTGTTTAAATATACATCTTTCTCTCCGTTAAAATTGCCATCATCATCTACATCGCCTTTTCCTTCTACCTGTGCGTAATTACCACCTATGCTCAAATCGCGTAGAACCTGATAATCTGCCTGGACTTCAAATCCATACACACGCTCTGGAATACGTTGAGAAATATAAGTTCCATTAACCTCTAAAAGATTGGCACCCAGTTTAGACGTGCTGTAATAATAAGCAGCACTAAAATTCAGTTTACCTACGGTACTGCTAAAACCAGCTTCGTAATTGTTTACGATGATCGGTTTAGTTTCTAACTGCGATAAGGTATTGCTTTTTGCGGCCCTTAACACCCTACCCAACTCGAATACCGAGAAAGATTGTGCATAACTGATAAAAGGGTTAAAAAACTTGAATTTCGAATAACGTGCACCAGCATTAAACACTAAAGCATTGTAATTTAATTTACCTCCTTGTACTGCTATACTTCCTGCACCGTTTGCACCGGTAGCCAGGGTGTTAAAATCGTCTACATCAATGTTAATATTTTCTACCCTTAAGCCTCCTTTTATTGTTAAATCGTCAATGAAAGTTGCAGAAGCCTGTAAGTAAGGTGCAAAATTTACCATATTCATATTAGGTACCCACAGACGGCCATCTGTTAAGCTTTGAGCAGTTTTATCGTTCATTAAATCCAAACCATAGTTCAATTGCATTGGTACCCGATCTGCAATGTTAAAAGGAGTATTCAGGTTTACCCTTGCACCCTTTTTTGTTGAAGTAATAGCAGACTGGCCACTCCCGAAAAATGATGCTGAGTTTGAATAAATGGTATAAAAGTCCTGATAATATAAATTGGCTGTTAAATCAGTTTTACCGAAAATCTGCTGATTGGTGTATTGTAAATTAGCATTATGGTTAAATCTTGTTCCTTCATCTTCGCCCAATCTTGTTCCATAAATACCAATAGCCGGCGATTGACCATAAACACCATCTTTTGTTAAATATTTAGAATGCTGCCTGGAGCTGAAATAATTATACATCAACTGCAAACGCTGTTTTGGAGTAAAATTATAACCTATTTTTGCAAAACCATTATAAGATTTAGTCTCGCCCAAACCATACTCAGGCGAAATTACCAAGCCTACAGCATCGCGGAAAACACCGGTTTTTTCGAACATACCACTTACCAGATAATCGAACTCACCTGTTTTCCCGTAAAGCTGTTGCGAAAAACGGTAGCCTATGGTGCTATCGCCTTTTAAGTTTCCTGTAATTCCAGCTTGAGAATAACCTCCGAATGATTTCCCTTGATCGGCTTTTTTAGTAATGTAATTAATCAAACCGCCTTCTGCACCATTACCATAAATGGCGGTGGCACCTTTAATCACTTCAACACGCTCGATAACCGAAGGATCGATACTGCGGATATCCCTTCCTCCTGCCCTTAATGGAGTAGATTGCGGAATACCATCAATTAATACCAAAACATTTCTACCGCGTAAAGTCTGACCAGAGTTGCCCGTTTGATTGGTAGAAAAACCCAATCCAGGTACGCTGTATGAAAGGATGTTGGCCAAATTCGGACTGATAGCAGATTGTGTATTCAATTCCTTTGCTGTAAGCACCGTTACCGAAGATGGTGTTTGCGATAAAGATTCAGGTCGTCTACTTGCCGAAACAATCACATCATTTAGTTCAGAATGCTGCTCTTTTAGAACAAAGGTTACCTGAGTTGTATCGTTTGCAGTAACCGGTATCACCTGTTCAAATTGATCGTAGCCGGTAATCGAAACCCTGACCAGTTGGTTTCCTGCAGGAACATCCGTTAACTTAAATGTACCGGTTTTGCCTGAAGTGGTTTTAAAATTTTGTTTTTTAACCTGTATGTTGGCAAAGGGTATACTGTTCCCTAACGAATCGACCACTTTTCCACTAATTGTGCCCTTCCCTGTTTGCGCAAAGAGAGTAACTGAAGATAACATAATAAGCGCAGTGACGAAAAATTTTATGTATTGGTGTTTCATGCAATGTCTAAATTTCGGCAAAGCTAGCATTATTTAGACTTGTTAAAAATAATAACTCAAAAAAGATACCTATGTGGTGTTTAATCATTCATCATTTTAAAATAAATAAGGCATAAGGTTTAATTTATTTGATATTTGCGTTAAACCGTTTGGAGTAAAAATGTTGGAAACAAAGATGAAGTACGCACTGATAACCGGAGCTAGTAAAGGTATAGGGAAATCTATGGCCATTGCGCTGGCCAAAAGAAAAATCAACTTGTTGCTTATTGCACGTTCAGCTAACGAATTGATTGCATTACAAACGGAGATTAAAAACCAATATAGTGTCGAAGTAGATATCTTGTCAATTGATCTTAGCCATGCTCAAGCCCCAAAAACAGTACACAACTGGATAACAGAAAGGAATTATACAATTAATATCCTGATTAATAATGCAGGTTATGGATTGTGGGGGAAATTTGAAGAACTAGATTTAAGTGCCCAGTTAGAAATGTGTCAATTAAACATGATTATGGTGGCTTCATTGTGCCATTTATTGCTTCCAATCCTTTCAACAGAAAAAAAGGCTTATATACTCAACGTTTGCAGTACTGCAGCCTACCAAGCAGTACCAACCTTGGCCATTTACTCGGCAACCAAGGCTTTTGTTTTATCTTTTACGAGGGCTTTAAGGTTCGAGCTTAAAGATGGTCCAGTTTCGGTAAGCTGCTTGAGCCCAGGCCCTGTAGATACAGGTTTTGCCCACCGAGCAGGTTTAGATGCCTTTAACAAAATGGCCGAAAAGTTTAATATGAGGCCCGATGAGGTAGCTGAAATTGGGCTAAAAGGAATGTTTGCCAAAAAATCTGAAATTATTCCGGGTTTTACCAATATCATCAGTGTATATGCGAATAGGATTTTGCCAAAAGGATTTATAGAAAAAATGGCCGCAGGGATTTACAAGACGTAAAAGGTCGAGGATGGAAATCCGAAGTCTGGAGTATAACGGCATAGAAGCTCAATGGTTGTGCAGTCAGATGTTACCATCTGACTGATCTTATAGTTTGCTTTTATGATTTACCTGTTAATGTATGAGTGTCGGATGGGAACATCCAACACCTGTAATATAATACCAAATTGATTTGGAAATGAGCAGTTCTGCGCGCTTGGCATTTTTAGTCCCGCTTTCCATTCCAAGTCCGCACTCATTCTTCGTTACGGGCTTTTCATTACATTCGGGTTTAGGAACAAAGGTGGGTGCACTATGCAACCCTAAAAATGAAATACTGTTTAGGCCATCTAGCCTCGGGTGCAGCGTTACCCTGCAGCAAGGAGGCACGAGGCAGCGAAGCGTAAAGCGCAACACGGGAACAAAGTAACCTCTGATTACTGCAATTGCGCTCCAATAATAAAGATCTATTTCATTTAAAATAAAGCTGAGTGTCAGATGGTAACATCTAACACCACAAGGTTGTGCAGTCAGATGTTACCATCTGACTGATCGTAGACCTCATTTCCATGAATTATCTTGGTACATGTATGAGTGTCGGATGGTAACATCCAACACCACAGATATAGTAAATCTGAATATCAGATGGAAATATCCAACACCCCGGATTGTGCAGTCAGATGTTATCATCTGACTGATCGTAGACCTCATTTCCATGAATTATCTTGTACATGTATGAGTGTCGGATGGTAACATCCAACACCACAATGATGGTAAAAACGGCTCTGGCAGTCTTTATTTATATATTTCTATCCTATTGCACGCCCGAAAATAAAGCTGAGTGTCGGATGGTAACATCCAACACCATGATAAATTACAATAAAAACGGCTCCAGTAGCCTTTATTTGTACATCTCTACCCTACTGCAGCTCTTTCCAAAAAAAATATTTTAAAAAATTTCAAATAAAATTCTTTGGAATATTAAAAATATGTTACGTTTGTATTAAATACTACTAATTCCATAGACTATGTCGAATAAAACAAACTTGTTTTATTTTCCTCCTGTACCGAACCACTCGCCAATGCGAATGTGCTGTTGCTGCGCATAACTCTATCTCCAATTTATTCTTTTCCTAAATCTTTTAAATTTTTACACATGGCCACATCGTATCCAACCTTTACC from Flavobacterium sp. W4I14 includes these protein-coding regions:
- a CDS encoding iron complex outermembrane receptor protein (product_source=KO:K02014; cath_funfam=2.170.130.10,2.40.170.20,2.60.40.1120; cleavage_site_network=SignalP-noTM; cog=COG1629; ko=KO:K02014; pfam=PF00593,PF07715,PF13715; superfamily=49478,56935; transmembrane_helix_parts=Inside_1_12,TMhelix_13_35,Outside_36_793) gives rise to the protein MLALPKFRHCMKHQYIKFFVTALIMLSSVTLFAQTGKGTISGKVVDSLGNSIPFANIQVKKQNFKTTSGKTGTFKLTDVPAGNQLVRVSITGYDQFEQVIPVTANDTTQVTFVLKEQHSELNDVIVSASRRPESLSQTPSSVTVLTAKELNTQSAISPNLANILSYSVPGLGFSTNQTGNSGQTLRGRNVLVLIDGIPQSTPLRAGGRDIRSIDPSVIERVEVIKGATAIYGNGAEGGLINYITKKADQGKSFGGYSQAGITGNLKGDSTIGYRFSQQLYGKTGEFDYLVSGMFEKTGVFRDAVGLVISPEYGLGETKSYNGFAKIGYNFTPKQRLQLMYNYFSSRQHSKYLTKDGVYGQSPAIGIYGTRLGEDEGTRFNHNANLQYTNQQIFGKTDLTANLYYQDFYTIYSNSASFFGSGQSAITSTKKGARVNLNTPFNIADRVPMQLNYGLDLMNDKTAQSLTDGRLWVPNMNMVNFAPYLQASATFIDDLTIKGGLRVENINIDVDDFNTLATGANGAGSIAVQGGKLNYNALVFNAGARYSKFKFFNPFISYAQSFSVFELGRVLRAAKSNTLSQLETKPIIVNNYEAGFSSTVGKLNFSAAYYYSTSKLGANLLEVNGTYISQRIPERVYGFEVQADYQVLRDLSIGGNYAQVEGKGDVDDDGNFNGEKDVYLNTTRIPPSKTTVYLKYSGIKNLSLDVNWMRVGNRDRFKTNAAGKYLIGEGPVKAFNLFNVAAVYQVTQPLKLSVGVENLLNKVYYPAISQFYGSNVNYVRGNGRRFNLSLGYAF
- a CDS encoding short-subunit dehydrogenase (product_source=COG0300; cath_funfam=3.40.50.720; cog=COG0300; ko=KO:K07124; pfam=PF00106; superfamily=51735); this encodes MKYALITGASKGIGKSMAIALAKRKINLLLIARSANELIALQTEIKNQYSVEVDILSIDLSHAQAPKTVHNWITERNYTINILINNAGYGLWGKFEELDLSAQLEMCQLNMIMVASLCHLLLPILSTEKKAYILNVCSTAAYQAVPTLAIYSATKAFVLSFTRALRFELKDGPVSVSCLSPGPVDTGFAHRAGLDAFNKMAEKFNMRPDEVAEIGLKGMFAKKSEIIPGFTNIISVYANRILPKGFIEKMAAGIYKT
- a CDS encoding putative iron-regulated membrane protein (product_source=COG3182; cath_funfam=1.20.950.20; cog=COG3182; pfam=PF03929; superfamily=81342; transmembrane_helix_parts=Inside_1_12,TMhelix_13_35,Outside_36_137,TMhelix_138_160,Inside_161_186,TMhelix_187_209,Outside_210_331,TMhelix_332_353,Inside_354_369), which translates into the protein MKNRNFKNTIRNIHLWLGLATGLVVFIISVTGALYIFEEEIRDFTQKDFRYVALQQKPFVGLDHIISNFEKLSPKDQLRLIRIEDGFSNATVEITTKKGIVYYFNPYNAALIKKGGEDWLQVVEHIHTSLLLGKTGKFIMQWSVVIFVLMLITGLVLWFPGQMRLLKQSLTIKRKASFKRLNYDLHNVLGFYASFVLLVTALSGLYFAFKEVKNAASFFTGSKLTQGKAIVLAKPEHIDSVPVRYNKIYTEAKIKYPGAISTSFSLRGKGELRLRMIYPYRWTRNQNTFFYEEATGTMTRAKLYKDFNGADLIEATNYDLHTGRLLGLPNKILSFLAALVAASLPITGFIIWWKKRKKPRKAKPVLTSK